Sequence from the Camelus dromedarius isolate mCamDro1 chromosome 12, mCamDro1.pat, whole genome shotgun sequence genome:
aaaaatcctactttgttttgccttttaaaaatgtaagaaccTAAATTACTTTAGAGATAAAGAATCTAATCTCCCCCAATCTCTTCTGATTTTtgtggagaacagggaaaggTAGAAGCAGAGATACTCTTCAGAGCCACCCTGGCACTAGCTCTGCATCCTCTCCCACAATGAAAATGCACTATTGCTGCCGATCAGTTTTGTTCACTCTTGGACATTCCCTTCAGTGTAAGCTCATATAACTTAGTGTAAATTCCTTAGGAAGATGCTGGTGAGGTAAGTTAGAATATAAAAAGATGTGAGCAATTGGGTTTGCTATCAGCTGTGGAACACTCACTGAGTGAAGAGTGTCAGCAGTAGTTGCACACCCCACAGGGAATCAAGGGACATGGAGAAAGCCAGCAGAGAAGTGCTGCATCTGCTCCTGCGTTATGTAGCCACCTGGCTTCTACTAAGCCTTGTTCCTTTGGCTAAATAAATCAGGAAGCAGTGAGTACATATGTGTGCCTATACTGGTCTCTTCCTGCTAATTTATAACCTGCCTctactatacttttttttttaaaaaactttattttaaaatttcagacttacagaaaagttacaagaaTGTTAGAAAGAATTCTCATTCCCCCCAGATTCAAATGTTAAGTTTATCATATTTTATCATCCTCTTCTTTGATACTTTTTTCTGAACTATTGTAGATATTCTACCCTTTACGCCTAAATACCTGTGTGTATTTCCCAAAACAGCAAGGACATTCCCTTACAACACAgtgatgaaaatcaggaaattaacattgatacgATACTATTATCTAACATACAGGCCTTATTAATACTTTTCAAATTGACCTAATACACGTTATATTTACTTGTCATAttaatagaatcatacagtatatagtcTTTTGAGACTTGCTTTTTACACTCAGCATAATACATTTTACATTCATCCAGGATGTGTATCAGTAATTTGTCCCTTTTTATTGctatgtagtattccattgttagGTTATATCACAATCTGTTTACCCGTTTGCCAGCTGATGAACatatgggttgtttccagtttcagactactacaaataaagctgctatagatGATTATTTAACATTGCTATATGAATATGTACAAAAGTTGTTAAAAGACTAAATCTTAGGAGTTCTCACCACAAGgaaaaaatggtttattttcttttatatctatatgagatgatgcatgttaactacttattgtggtaatcatttcatggtatatgtaagtcaaatcatatgctgtacaccttaagcttatacagtgctatatgtcaattatatccatAAGCCTGGAGGAAGGTCTAGAGTAGGAGATGCTGCTTCTGAGTTtaggaaacaagagtaaataaaaagctgctgtgaacattcatgtgcagatttttgtgtgaatgtgagtttttgtttctttaggaaAAACTTAGGATGTGATTGCTGAATCacataaatacatgtttataagaaaatgccaaactgttttccagataGAACATGAAGAAAGTGATACGCAGTGAGACTCGTGAGGAGCTGGGAACTTACAGACCATCTTAAGGAGTCTAGCAGTTATTATAAAGGCATGAGAAGCCACTGAATGCTGTTAAGCAGAGGCTGAATTTAATGGATTTGTGTTTTGCAAAGATCCCTCTAGCTACAATTTGAAGAATGGATAATTGGAAAGGCCTAAAGTGGTTTTATGGAGGCCACTTAGAAAGTTACTGTAATAGGCTAGGTAAGTAATAGCAGCTTAGACCAGGGTAGTGGcagtagagatggagagaaatggacaGGTCCAAGAGATAACAAGGAAGTAAACATCTGGCTAATACTCATGTCCAATCTTTTGGGGAAAATGTTAACTATTTCAACATTACACTTGATGTTTAGCTGTAGATTTTTAATGTCCTTTATCTAAAGAAGGTTcccttaagtttatttttaaattttatttatttatactgaagtataattgacctacaatgctatgttagttccaggtgcacaacatagtgattcactatttctatacattataaaatgatcaccacaataagtctagttaccacctgtcaccatatattattgactatattcttcatgctgtacatttcatccctgtgactcatttatattgtaactggaagtttgtacctcttaatctccctcacctatttaaCTCATCTCCCCTACTCgcttcccctctggcaactacatatttgttctctgtatctatgaatctgttttttttttgtttgctcacTTGTTCTGtattttagactccacatataagagaaatcatacagtacctgtctttctctgtctgacttatttcacttagcataataccatcTAAGTCCATCcgtattgtcacaaatggcaagatttcatcctttttatgactgagtaatattccatcatatatttataccacatcttctttatccattcatctcttgatgcacatttaggctgcttccgtatcttggctattctaGTTGAGTTTTCTGagacttctgattttttttttttttaatggaggtactggggattgaacccaggacctcatgctgagagcttttatttttttaatcatacatAGTGAactttgttaaatgctttttatgcatcaTTTGAGATGATtacatagtttttcttctttactctgtGGTGaaatacattgatttttaaaatattaaacaaactttggatttgctaatgttttgttgaagattttcattaaatgtttaaaatagaatTGGCCAATAAATTATATGTGCCTAGAATTTTCTgtgtggaaaatttttaaattcaatttctaACATCTATAGGACTattcagattttgtttctttttgtatttttaataagttgtgtctttcaagaaatttgtccatttcatctaagttgctACAGGGAAGATTCATGTCACACTTAAAATAACAATTACTGTGTACCTACaatgggccaggcactgggcttaAGCATGACAACTCTATGTGGTCATCAGGGTTTGTTCTTTTAAGCTTCAAGAACGTTGCTCCCTAGGTTATAGTATTATAATAAAGTGCATTAAATCAGAAGTTAAACATGTTTCTGTTCAAATCCCAACTTTACTACTTAGAAATTGTGTCATCTTGGCCAAAGTGTATTTAgtgagctttagtttccttatctataaaacaaggaGAATGGATGCTTTTGTGTTACTGTTATGCAGATCACCTGGAATAACTTCTACAGATGTATTATGAAAAATACAACTATAAACATGTAAGATATTCCAGGATTTAATAAAGAAACTCATATTTGCTCTATCTCCTCTAAACCATCAGCTTCTAGTCTGAAAAGCCCTCTTTAGTACATTTGTTGTCTTCTTGGTATATTCAGAAGCCCTTATCCTAGACCATCTCTAACTATGATTAGAATGTACCCCTTCCACAACCATTGCATCAAGGCATACTCCTACTCATACTTCAAGCTGCAGTTAAAACAGCATGTCATCCAATGACAATTTCCCACTCATGTTTATTCACTCCAAGATCCTCAACCGTATTTTATCTCACCCTATTGTACCTATTTCCACACGTTCACTAACCTTACCTGACTAAAACTCCTTCAGGGACTACTTGGTTCATCTCAGTATTTCCGGTGCTTAGTATAGGGCACAGTGTAGAGTCAGGGCTCGTTAAATGCCTGTTGACTGAGTAAAGGATAGAGATAGACAAGTCAGGGGAGATAGGCtttgtctctgagcttcagtgcTGAGTGAGACCCTTGTGCAGACACATAATAGGTGAAGCCCAGTGGTTAGACTGGTATTTACCAAACTCTAACTCCTGTATTCCCTTTGCTGAAGTGGAAGCAGTTCAGAAGCCACCATCCTTTCATGTTGGATTAATGTTCATTAAACATCTTACCTTAAATATCCCTGGGAGAATCTGGGAAGACTTTACAGAGTGATAGGTAGGTTTTAAAGCATCAAAATTTTCCTGGAGTTAAGTGGGAAAGGGgctcagaaaaaggaaactgtgGAGATTTCCACATTTTGGCATGGTGTGCCTGTGCTTTCTTCTCCCACCTCATCTCCTTCCACTCCCTCACCTATCACTTACACTCCAGTCATACTGAACTACTTGCAGTTCACTGGGTTCTTCTCTCCTCTAAGCCTGAGTTCATGCTGTTCTGCACTTGGTATATAACTTGCTCCCTTGATTTCCTTTAAGCTGGCTAACTCCTATTTGTCCTTTAGGTCTGTTTAAATATCACCTCCTCTGGGATGCCTTCCCTAATCGCCTGCCCTGGCTCCCTAGGTCTGAATTAGGTGCTTTTTTTCTGTGTTCTCACAACACCCTGAACTTACTTCCTTGTAGCACTTGTAAAACTACTGAAATTTCATTTTAgtcttctgtatttttcactaGACTTAGAGCTCCACTAGGGCAGCACTGTATCTTCTGTTACTCCTAGGGCCCAAAgaatgcttggcacagagtaaaccTCAATTTCTTCAATGAATgaacaggtgaatgaatgaatctcagaCGAATGCTGATTgcaaagaaagattaaaagaGCAGGTTGCTGGTGTACTTTCTCTTTCCATGCCCAGCATTCTCCTGGTGTGCAGCCTGCAGATGTGGAGGAAGTTGTTGAGAAGGGTGTGCAGACCCTTGTGATTGGCCGAGGGATGAGTGAGGCCTTGAAGGTAAGTAGTGGTGAGCAGAGCATTCCTGAGGATATGTGGTGAGCTCCTGGATCTTTACCTTAGAGATATATCCTTCCTTGGAGGTCATCTCTATATATCATGCACCCTCACTTGGCTGAGCCAGTGGATGGCCCAGGATAAAACAGTGACTCTTCCTTATGATAAGGGTTGGAATCTCCAGTCTCTATCTAACCATAGGCCTGTGTTGTTTCAACTATTTTTCAGAAATTCCTCAATCCTGGAATTTCTCAATTCTACAGCTATCAATATTTGGCTCTTTACATATTTatagtattttccatttttacagtacttttaatttttttttccttgggcACATTCAagttaagctttttttttcccctttcaggaaaaaaaaaaaaaaaaaagattgggggaaaggtatagctcaaatggtagagtgcatgcttagcatgcacgatgtcttatgttcaatccccagtacctcctctaaaataaaacctaattacctttcccacccccaccaaaataaaataataatgataattaaataataaaaagattattttatttacttatagaAATAATACATGCTTATTGTAAAAGAGTCAAAGTAGAAATCTAGAATTTAAAAGGTATAAGATTTCCCTCTCCCAGTCTCCACATTTTATCTGTAACTGCTCCAGTTCTGTGCATCTGCAAATGTATATACACTTAACACATACTGATATATatgtttttacataaatattttacataaataggCTCACACTATACATATTGCTCTGTAACTTTTTATTCAGTTACATTATTGCATTGTGGACAGCCCTTCACATAAGTATATAGAGGTCTACATCCTTCTTCCCTTTATATAGATGTCCTAAAATCCAGTTCCCTACTGATGAAGGTgcccttatttatttatatttttttagtttaacctagttttttcctccattaaaataatttctatctgtAAGGCTACTGTTACATTACAAAATTGTTCAAACATATAAAAAAGTAATATAGGGCATTCTGAAAAACACTTCACTCAGAGTTCTTTCTGACGAGGCAGAGTCtaattaaaatctatttaaaataatattcaggaCAAGCCAGAGTTGAGAAAATATCCAATAATAGCTGCCACTATTGAGAATCTTTTATACAaattcatttacaaatatttactcaagCACCTTCTATAGATCAGACATTATTCTAGGCTCTGGAGACAAGATAAACAAGACAAACAAGGGGTTCGAGGCCCTCAtggataataaaaacagaaaatttcagaTTGTAATAAATGCTGTGAAGAAAATGGTGACTTAAGAGGAGCTTCTCTAAAATGGGGTGGTCAAGAAAGGCCTTTCTGAGAAGACATTTGAGCTACAgtatacatacattcattagTTTCATCCTCAAACCAACCCTGTGATTTTAagcattattatctccattttataggggTGGAAATTCTGGTTGAGAGACTTTAAATAGCTGTCCTAAGGTCTGTGGGTTAGTACATGGCAAAGTTAGAATTTAGACTCAGGTTGGACTGACTCAAAACATTGAACACTTACATGCTAGAGATTTTACATACCTTAGCTGAATTAGTACTACCAATCCTGTGAGCtaggtattattatccctatGTATAGACATGAAAACAACGGCTCAGAAAATTTAGGtcacttacccaaagtcacactgcTAGTAAAGACTTAAATTCACCACTGACTCCAAAATCCATGCTCTTTACAGTTTCCATTTCACCTGAGCTGTATGCACACATTTTATGATACTCTGTCAACTTCTTATAAGCCTTTTTAACTTCTTGGGGCTCACTGCCAAATTCTGGACTGGTGACACACTGGGTGATTGAGGAGACAGTTGTCACTGTCCAATTCTCTAGAATAGATCTGCCCTATGGCAGGAAAGGAAACCCTGGCAGCCTTTCCCCTTAACTTactcatctttttccttctttccaggtACCCCCATCAACTGTGGAGTACCTCAAGAAAAAAGGCATTGATGTGCGGGTCCTCCAGACAGAGCAGGCAGTAAAGGAGTATAACGCCTTGGCTACCCAAGGCGTCAGGGTGGGAGGGGTGTTCCATTCCACCTGCTGATGGAGACTTAAGAGAATAAATCACTAAGCAGTGATGCCTGTGACTATCACTCTTACCGCGTCCATACCAGCCTCCACAAGCATTTCTGAACAGGTCCTGTGCTAGGCTTTGGGATACATGGATGACTTAGGCAAGGTGCCTGTCCTAGGGCGGATGTGGGGAAATGGCTCAAAATCAGGGGAGGAGACAGATGTTTACCAAAGTTTAATATTGTGGTAAATGGTAGGCCAGAAGTAAGcacaaataaaggcaaaaatgaagACAGCCTTCTGCTTTGAAGTTTGAAGGCCAAAGAAAAGTTTCAGTGCATTAAAATCACATTACAATTGATTCTTAGGAATGTTTAACCAACAATTCAACCAATTTTTATTAAGTAccttatatgccaggcactgctaCAGGCTCCAGAGAAGCAGCAGTAAAAGTCTTGTCCTCTTGAAGCGTATATTGTAGTGggtaaaataaacaagtaaacaaataaatacataatgtaaGTAGAATctgttatgaagaaaaataaagaagaagagtGATGGGGGCTACTTCAGATATGTGGTCAGGGAAAGTCTGTGCAATGACATACAAGCAGCGCCCTGAATGAACTGAGGGAGCACTTCAGTAACAGTCAAAGGAGCTATGCCTTGATATGTGGGATCTAGGCAGGCCGTCCTGCTAACTAAACCTGAGCCTTGCTAGACagttctctctgggcctcagattcccTCATGATAAAATGATGGGGCTAGACTAGATGCCTCTGAAGGGTTCCTACTGGCAGAGATAGTCTTTGTTCTATTAAACCAGGTGGCTTTTATGAAGCCTCACAATAGACTGATGGAACTTTAACAGTTATCAGTATTaccttattttttcctctttaaagagTTATGAATATGGGCTTTGACGTCAAATAGCCTTGACTTTGAACTACAGCTTTCTGCCACTCACTGATTGGGCATTTAATCTCTCAGTTTCACTGTTCTCATTGGTCAGATTGGGATAGTATTAGTACCTGGAGTTATCACAGGTATTAAACAGGGTAATTCATAGAAAGTCTTACTAGCACACTACCTGCCATGTAGTAAGTCGATAAATTGAAACCATTGTCATTATCTTTCTACTAATGGGGCTGCTGTGTAAAGCCAACTAGTTTCATTTTATGGTTCTTAATATAGCAGCTTATTATTTCACAGATTCATAGGATGTTGGAACCCAAAGGAACTATCTATTCTCTCACTCATTATTCAGTAATTCTCTTTCATACTCATTTACTGAGAGTCTCTTACTAATATTCTTAATGACCAGTTATTGCTGGGCCCTGGGGGTACAGAAATGAATGTTATAGTTCCTGCCCTCAGAAGTTATGTGAGTGGGAGAGagacaaataaacaagaaaataatgatACAGTGTGTTAACATTCTAATAGTTATATCAGGTCTAGTGGCGGCACAAAGGGTGAACTAACTTATCCTACCAGAATGGAAGGAAAATTAGGGAAGACATCCCTAAGGACATGACACAAGTCTTAAAGAATGAGATgagattcatttattcaccaaatatttggCAACTCTTTACCTAGACATTTATTAGGCATACTATCTATCATGGCCATAGCTAAAGTTGCTCCACTCCAGTCCTGTTGAAGCCACAGACAGAAAGCTGATTTTTGCTCCACGTGATCCCATCACCTGATTGGCCCCACGTAGGATCTGACCTAATTGCAGGCAATCCACAGACTGAACAGCAACTTAAGATGTGGATTGACAAGAAAAATTAAGCTAAGGCCATCAGAATGGAAAGTGATCTTTCCAGGTT
This genomic interval carries:
- the AAMDC gene encoding mth938 domain-containing protein codes for the protein MTSPEIASLSWGQMKVQGSTKIYKDCKVWPGGSRAWDWRETGTEHSPGVQPADVEEVVEKGVQTLVIGRGMSEALKVPPSTVEYLKKKGIDVRVLQTEQAVKEYNALATQGVRVGGVFHSTC